Part of the Acidobacteriota bacterium genome, CACGGCCGGCAAGGGCAACACCTTCGCCTACACGGGAGCAGCCGGCACCGCACCGCTGCCCATCCTGCTGTCGTACTTCAACGGATCGAGCGCGTCGACCGATACGACCAAGTACTCGGGCTCCAACTGGACCTCGTCGTCCTACCTGACGTCGTTGTACCCGTTGAATCCGAATCCGTATACGATTCCCACCTCGATCAGGGGCAACGCGACGATGCTGGCCAGCGGCGTCGCTTCGGGGCGTCCGGTCAACTTCTGGGTTGCCAACCCGGATGTGCGCAACGCCTATGTGGCCACCAACGGACCGGACACGTCGTACAACGGTATCCAGCTGGTGTTCAACCGCCGGTTCGCCAAGGGCCTCATGCTGCAGGCCAACTACACCTACGGGAAGGGAAACCAGTTCCAGTTCTACTCATTCCACAAACCGTGGGTGGAAACCGAACAGAACTACTCGAATTCGGGTGGCGGCAACGCGACCGGCAACGTCCGGCACGTGGTGACAGCCAACTGGATGTATGAACTGCCGTTCGGCCGGGGCAAGGCGGTGGGCGGCAACGCGGGTCCCATCCTCAACCGGATCATCGGCAATTGGAGTCTCCAGGGTGTCGTGCGCCTGCAGAGCGGACGCATGATCGACTTCGGGAACGTCCGGCTCGTCGGCTTCACGAAGACCGAGCTCCAGAACATGTTTAAGATCAGGATGACCGTGGATCCGAACAACGCATACCGGACACTGGTGTTTATCCTGCCGCAGGACATCATCGACAACAGTATCAAGGCGTACAGCATCACCGCCACCGGCTACGGCACAGCGGGCGCGCCGACCGGCCGGTACTTCGCGCCGGCCAACGGCCCGGATTGCATCGAGTCGATCGCTGGATGGGGCGACTGCGGCGCGCGCAGCGTCATCATCACCGGGCCGAAGGTGATCCGCGTCGACATGAACCTGGTGAAGCAGCTCGCGCTGGTCAAGGGCATCGCGCTCGAAGGCCAGTTGCAGGTGTTCAACGTGTTCAACCGCGTGAACTTCAACCCGGTCAGTGGCGTTGGCGGCAGCACCACGACCAACTACGAGGTGACAAGCGCCAACGACCAGTCGCGGACGATGCAGATGGCGATCAGAATCAGTTGGTAGCGGCAACGGCGTAGCGCTTCGACTCGCAAGTACGATTGCATGTTCTTGCGACCCGATCCGGTAAGAAATGCTCGCTCAGCGCTACGTCCTGAGTGAGTAGGTTCGTGACCGGACGCACGAATCGAAGGGCGTAGCGGGCATCGGAGCCCGCAGGGCCAAACCGCTCATGTTCGTGGACCCGGCCGGAACGTATCCCGGCCGGGTCTTTTTTTCGCGCGAGCATCAGACGGCTGCGCCCTATCGCTCGTGGCGCGTTAACTCGGCGATCGCGCCGCGAACCATTTCGTTGGCGGGATTGATGCGCAGTGCCTCCCGGAAGGCCTTGACGGCCTCCTCGGTGCGACCCGTCTTCGCCAGGGCCACGCCGAGATTGACGGCTGCGTCCTCGAAACCCGGACGCAACCGCATCGCCTCGGCAAACGCAGCGGCGGCTTCCTCGTATCTTCCCTGCCGTGCATAGACCATACCCAGGCACCCCCTTGCGTCAGCCGACGCCGGATCGAGCCGCACCGCTTCGTCGCACGCACGTCTGGCTTCCGTGGGCCTGCCCTGTTCGAGCAGCGCCAGCCCGAGGTTGGTGCGCGCCAGCACGTGGCCGGGCTCGAGGTGCAACGCCTCGGTGTACTGGGCAATCGCCTCGTCGAGCTTGCCCTGCCTGGCCAGGACCGCTCCAAGACCTACGCGGGCCCCCACATGGCGCGGGTTCAACCGCACGGCGAACGCGTACTGCGTGCCGGCTTCGGCGACCTGACCCTTCCGCATGCGCAAGAAGCCCAGGTTGTAGTAATACTCGGCCCCGGCCGGCGCGATCCTGATCGCTTCTTCGTACTGTCCAATCGCTTCGTCTAGTCTGCCCTGGCTGGCCAGCCACTCCCCCAGACCCGCGTGCGCCCGGTGATTATCGATCGTGACCTCGACTGCCCGCGTCCACAGCGCCTGGCTGTTCGCCCAGTGCCGGACTTGCGCGTGGGCCGCAACGGCGCACAGCATCACCACGACGATGGCCGCCGTGGCGAGTGCGACACGGGGCACGCGCCATCTTGCCAACAGGTCGGGAACACCCCACGACGCGATCAGGAAGACACCGATGAGGGGCACGTATGTGAAGTGGTCTGCCATCAACTGGTCGCCAGCCTGAAACAACCCGATGACCGGGAACAGCGTCACGAGATACCACAACACGCCCACGAGGACGTACGGATGGGTGCGCGCCGTTCTCGCGGCAGCCACGATGGCGCACGCCAGGCCAGCCGCTGCCACGAGCACCAGGCGCCAGTCGGGCAAGGCCGATGGGTAGGGGTAGAACGCGGCCAGGTTGATCGGGACGATGGTGAGGCCGAGATACGCGACGTATGACAGCACGGCATGCGACACGCGGTATGGCAGCGGGAGCGCCGCGAGTCCGCCGATGGCCCCAGCCTGCTGTTGCACGATGAAGGTCGCCACGCCCGATGCGAGAGCGACCACCAGGAGCGGGACTTTCTCGGCGAGGAGCCTACCGATCACCGCCCGCCCACCGTCGCTCGCGGCCCGGGTTCCTGGTGCTGTCGCGGCGCGAATCGGCCAGCGGCCGAGCGGCCACACGTCGAGCAGCAGCAGCACGAGCGGGAGCGTCACGATCATCGGCTTGGCTGCCAGCCCCAGCGCGAAGGCGCCGAGCACGGCGAGGTAGCGGCCCCAACCCGGCATCCGCACGTAGCGGAGGTAGGCGCCAAGCGTCACCATCCACAAGAAGGTGCTCAGTACATCCTTGCGCTCCGCGACCCAGGCCACCGACTCGACATGCAGCGGATGCACCGCGAAGAGCGCCGCCACGAAGGCGCTCCGCCAGCGCGCGCCGGTCATCTGCCGCAACAGCGCGAACAGGAAGAGCGTATTGGCCACGTGCAGGAGCAGGTTCGTGAGGTGGTGGCGTCCCGCATCCACGCCGTAGAGGCTCACATCCAGCATGTGCGAGAGCCACGTGAGCGGATGCCAGTAGAAGTCGCCGCCTGTCGTAAATGCCCACACCACGTTTGGCCAGGTCAGCCCGCCGAGCACGTGCGGGTTATTCGTGATGTACCAGGGATCGTCCCAGGAGACAAACTCGTAGCTCCACACCGGCGCGAACACGGCGACGGTGGTCGCGGCCAGGGCCACCGCGATCCAGGCGACGCGGCCATCCTGCGCGCCGCGGAGTGCATGAGTTTGGATCCAGGCGTCAGAAGAATGGACCACAACCAGGGAGGCCCTCCCGGACCGGTCCCGCGAACCCCTGTGAAAGTTCATATTCCTTGTCGCTGCGCCAACGCGTCACCGTCCCGATTGCAGCAGGCGCGATACCTCTCGCCGCTGGTTCGCATGGAGAGCCTGCGGCGCGGTCCGTAGAAACTGGTCGAGATACGGACGCGCTGCATCCATTCGACCATCGCGCGCCAGATTGACTCCCAGGTTGTACAGCGCCTCGTAGTTGGTCGAATCGAGTTGGACGGCGCGCGTCCAGGCCTCGTACGCGGTCTTGCGATCACCGCTTTGGAGGGCGGTGGTGCCGACGCCGGCGTGCGCACGCGACGAACCCGGCGCAACCTCGACCGCGCGATCGAAGTACTTCTTCGCGCCGCGGACGTCACCCTGCTCGAGCGCGAGCACGCCCAGGTTCTCGAGCGGAGCGCTGCTCCCCGGCATGACCGCGAGCAGGCGCTCGAACACGCGCCGCGCGTCCTGGGCGCGGCCGCCGCGCGCCAACGCAATGGCCAGCGCGTTCAATGTGTCGGCGTCCGCGGCCGGATTGCGCGCCAACGGATCGAGGATGCGGATCCCTTCCGCAATGTGGCCCGTGTCGGTGAGGTATTCGCCGAGCTGCGCGAGCGCTCGCGGGTCGGTCACGCCGTGCGCAATCGCGCGACGCAGCACCTCGACGGCGCCCGCAGCGTTCCCTTCCTGCCACAAGATGAACGCCAGATGGCGATACGCGACGCCCATGTCGGGGCGACGATCAATCACCTGTCGATAGATGTCCGCAGCCTCTGCGGCGCGCCCGTCGATGAAGGCATTGACAGCCCGGTGGATGGCGCTGTCGAGATCCACCAGCCGTTTCGGATCATCGGCCTCGGAGTACCGCGCCTTGGCAGGCGCCTCGCCGGAGACATACCCAAGCGCGCGCAGCCGGGCGGCTGCCTCCGAATCTTCCGTCACGCGCTGGCCGGGCAGCGCCGGTTTGAACGCGCCCAACGCGGCGGCGAGCATCCGATCGCGCTCCGGCGAGCGGCCGGCAAGGTTCAACCGCTCCGCGGGGTCGCTCGCCAAGTCGTACCGCTCGGCAATGGGCAGGTCGATAAACTTGTCACGACCCACCAGCACGCCGGTGAGCGGCGCCCATCCGTGATTGAGCATCCCCGACATGGCCTCGAAGTACGTGGCGCGCGGCGGCGATCCCGCATCCCGCTCTTCGCGGGGGAGCAGCGTTCGACCGGGAAGATCGGACGGCACCATCTGGCCGACCGCGTCGAGGATGGTCGGCAGGATGTCGACATGGCGTGCGGCGACCGATGAGACCTCACCCGTACGGGTCCGCCCCAACGACGACACCACGGACGAATCGGACGTTGCACCACCCACTTCCGCGATGATCAGTGGAATCCGCAGGGTGGATTCATAGGCGAAAATCCCGTGTGCTTCCTCTCCATGATCCCCGAGTCCCTCGCCATGATCGCCGGTCACGATGACCAGCGTCGGCCGCGCGGAGCGCCGCACATCGTCCAGCAACGGCGCAAGCGCTGCGTCGGTCGCCGCCACTTCGCCGTAGTAGGGTTGCCCGGCGTACTGCGTGTCGAAGGGCGGAGGCGGTCGATACGGCGCATGCGGATCGAACACGTGAACCCACACGAACCACGGCTGGGCCCTCTGCTCGCTGCCGTTCGCCCTTTGCCCTTCCCCTGCTGCCCTGCCCGCCCTGCCTGCGATCCAGTCCCGCGCCAGCGGCACCACCGCGGACGCCGGCCGCTCGGGCATGTTGAAGTCGGTCAGCCCGTGCTCGTCACCGAAGCGATCGTCGTAGACCTCGAATCCGACGTTCAACCCGAACCGGGAATGCAGTGGAAATGCGGCGACAAACGCCGCTGTCGCGTAACCGGCCTGCTTGAGCATGGTCGCCGCCGTACGCGCATCGCGAGGCAGGCGATATCCGCTGTTGTCCCGGAGGCCGTGCTGAAACGGATACTCGCCCGTGAGGATGCTCGCGTGCGACGTCAGCGTGAGCACGGCATGCGCGTGCGCGAAATCGAAGCGGACGCCCTCGACCGCAAGCCGGTCGAGCGCCGGCGTCACCGCCGGTCCGCCGTACGCACTGAGCGCGTCCGCCCGAAGCGTGTCAATGGTGACGAGGAGAACATTCTGGCCGCCGATCCGACGCAGATCGGCCTGCGATCGCCCTGACCGCAAGAAGACAGCCGCGAGTGCCGCGAGAATGACCATCGCGGCCCCGGCGGCCACGACAAACCTCGGCCCCCTCTTCTTAGCGCCTTCGTGTCTTCGTGATGGCATGTCTTACCACTGTGCCAACGCAACCACCAGCAGCACGCCGTCGTGCGTGCCCATCCAGGCGCCCGTCATGTCGAAGGATCCGGTGGGCGGACGCTAACACCTCGACCTCGTGGCGTCAACCGGATGTTCGGATGTTGTCACGGACAGCATTTTGTATCCACCCAACACGCCTGGCGCCACGGCAGAACAGGAGTATCATCGGGCCGTGCATTTCAAGCAATCCGGCCACACTGCCGCCATTCTGGTGTTCCTGGCCCTGTTTGTGACCCCGGCGGCTTGGGCCGCAGGTCCGGCCCCACAGAGCCCGGCCCGCCCGGGCGGGCCGCTTGTCACCGTCGACTTCCGGGCCGTGACGGGCGATTCCAGCCCGCTGATCGATCTGAAGGTTGCGGATGTGACGTTGAAGGTGGATGGACGCGAGCGGGAGATCCGCTCGTTCGAACTGATCCAATCTCGCGGCAAGTCCGGGGGCGCCGCTCGGGCCGCGATCCCGGCTCCGTTTGCGACCAATGCCCTTGCCACCCGACGCCGCGACACGCTGTTGGTCATCGACGACGAGTCGATTCAGCCAGGCGCCGAACAAACCGTCAAACTCGCGGCCGAGCAGTATCTGAGCAGCCTCGCTGCCGGAGATCGCGCGGGCGCCTTGACGGTGCAGGGCAGCGGCATCAACATGGGCTTGACCGACCAGCACGCCGCGATCCGATCGGCTCTGGCCGGCATGGTCGGCCGGGGGCGTCGTGCCGAAGCCGACGAGGACTCGGCGTGTCGGACACGCCGGGTTCTGGATGCCCTCGTCAGCGTCGCCGGCAACTTCCCGCCGGGCGGCGCGCCCGTCACGGTCCTCTTTTTCTCCACCGGGCTGACGGCTCCCGGCGTCGCGACACTGGCCACCATGCGCTCGAACTCGGTGAGCAATCCCACCGGCATGTGTGAAATCCAGGCCAGGGACTACCAGCAGCTCCAGGCGGCCGCGCTCACATCGGCTGTCAACATCTACGTCGTCGATGCGGCGGATACCTCGGCGTCGTCGCTGGGCGCCTCGAACAGGTTGCAGGCCGGGCTCGAACACCTGGCCGGGGTGGGCGGCAACCGACTGATTCAGCCGATCAGGAACGGCGAGCGCGACATCGCGCGCGTGGTCCGCGAGAATTCGGTGTGGTACCGCGCCGCGTTCGAACCCGACACCGCCGAGCGCAACGGCTCGACCCATCGCGTGGAACTGCAGGTCAAGCGGAGCGGCGTCGATGTCAGCGTGCGGCCGATGGTGCTGATTCCAAAGGCCGGAGGCCAAGCCGCCGCCGCCAAGGCGCCGGCGGCGCGCGACATGCTGCGAGAGGCGAAGGGGTGTCGCGACCTGGAACTCCGGGCGGCCGCGTTCGCCTCGCGGGAGGCCGGAACCGATAAGATCAAACTCGTCGTGCTGTTCGAGCCTGTTGACCCGGCGGTGGTGCTGAAATCGGCTGTCGTGGGGCTATACGACCAGAAGGGCAGGCTCACGGTGCAGGGAACGGCCGAGGCCGCCAATCTCGTGCGCAAGCTTCCCACGATCGCACTTCTCGCGAGCCCCGGGGTCTACCGGATGCGCGTGGCCGCGACCGACGCCTCTGATCGCGGCGGAACCGTCGATACCGACGTGACGGTGGCACTGACGCGCGCCGAGCCGCTGCAGCTGGGCTCGCTTATTCTCGGCCTTGCCGAGGCCGGGTCGTTTACCGGGCGGTTGACGTTCACCACCGAGCCGCTCGCTATCGGCTACCTGGAGGTCTACGGCGTTGGCAAGGCCGCGCAGTTGTCGGCCTCCGTGGATGTCGCGGAATCCGAGGACGGGCCGCCATTGGTTCAGGGGTCCACGAAGATCGTGGGCGAGGGCACCGATGACGCCCGTGTGATTCTCGGTGGCGTTCCGATTGGGCCGTTCCCGCCTGGGGACCTCCTGGTTCGCCTGGTCGTCAGCCTCGATGGGAAACCGGTCGGGCGTGCGATTCGTACGTTGCGAAAAGGCGAAGGGCGTTGAGCGCAGCCCTGGGATCGCCGGGCTCCAGCCCGGCATATAGGGTCTCTGGCTGACTTCTCGCTTTTTTCTTGTCACAGTCACCGCATCTGCCGTATGGTAAGCCCATTAATTCTGTTGTTTCATAATTGATTCACCGCCCAAGCCCTCCTAATTCCTCTGATTGGGGGCGAAACGCGCAATTCGGGTTCACGGTGGCGTTCCGGATAACGGGATCTGGACTCGTGTGCTCGCGGCGCGTTCGGCGGATCCGAACACTTGGATGCGCATGGGGTCCCGTGGATCCGGACGCTTGAATTTGCAACCGGTCCCGCGATCGTGTTTGTTGATTATCGAAGGATTCTGTCGAGTTCTGGCTGGCATGGCGACTGCACCGGATTGCGGCGGCGTTCAGCCACAGGCTCGTACAATAAGCTCGTTGTCGTCGGACTGAGTCGGACGAGCCGTGTTGTCGGCACGGCGCGTGGGGGTCGAAAAGAACAGTGGTCTTATTCGGCTGCGGGTCCAGGAGGAGGATTTCATGAGACGTAGTGTTGCTGTGGTGATGTGGGCCATGGTGCTGGTGGCCATGGTCATGGTGGCCAGTCCACCCGTGTTTGGCCAGAGCGGTTCGAACACGACGACGCTGTCGGGGTTGGTCGTTGACGCTCAGGGCGGTGTGATCCCGGGCGCTGACGTGGTGGGAAAGAACAACGCCACCGGCGCGACCGTCCGTGGGGTCACGGATGCGGCCGGTCGGTTCGTGCTTCCGCAGGTGCCTCCCGGCACCTACACGGTGACCGTCGCTCTCATGGGGTTCAAGACGGCCGTCGCGCCTGACGTGCAGGTGGTCTCCGCGACGCCGGCGTCGGTCAAGATGACGCTCCAGGTTGGCGGACTCGAAGAAACGGTTGTCGTGACCGGCGCCACCGAGATCGTGCAGACTCAGAGCGCGACCGTGTCGACCACCGTCGCGATCAAGCAGATCCAGCAACTGCCGGTCATCTCGCACACCGCGCTCGACTTCCTGGTGAGCCTGCCGGGCGTCGAGACCACGGCCCTCAACTTCCGCGGGTCGACCATCAACGGCCTGCCGACCAGCGCGATCGACATCACGCTCGACGGCATCAACGTGCAGGACAAGCGCGGGACCGAGGGGATGTTCATGTACATCCGCCCGATGATGGACTCGGTCGAGGAAGTCACGATTTCGACGTCGAACGCGAATGCCGGGGCCACTGGGGCGGGCGGCGCGACCATCAAGATGGAGACCCGGTCGGGCTCGAATCGGTTTACCGCATCGGCGTACAACACCTGGCGGAACCAGGCGGGCACCGGTGACGCCGACACGCTCACTCGGGCGAAGCATCCCGGCTGGCTCTGGGGCCTCAACACCCCGTACTGGTTCAACATCCGGGATATTCCCAAGACGGCCGCAGGCGACTACTACATCTCTGACGTCCGGGTGCAGACGCCCGGTTTCCGGCTGGGCGGCCCGATTTTCAAGGACAAGCTGTTCTACTTCTTCAACTACGAAGTATTCCTGTTGCCCCAGTCCATTCCCCGCACCCGCTATGTCCTGAACACGTCCGCGCAGGCCGGCCTGTTCACCTACCCGGCGGTTGACGGAAGGGGGAACGTGACGGTCAACCTGTACACGATCGCGGCGGCCAACGCGCAGACGACGACGCCGGATCCGGCCCTCGCGAAGCTCCTGACCGACATCCGGACGGCCATCACCGGGACGGGAGGCATTACCGCCTACGACCAGAACGTGGATAAGTTCGACTACGCTCCCAGTTCCACGCAGTTGCGGAAGTTCCCGACCGTGCGGATGGACTACAACATCACCAACGCGCACCGGATCTCGTTCACCTACCGGTACAACAAGTTCGACTCCACCCCGGACTTCCTGAACAGCGCCGAACCGCGGTACCCGGGCTTCCCGAACACGGGCGGCCAGGTCTCCGGCCGCTACATGTGGCAGACCAGCCTGCGGTCGACCCTCGGCAAGAGCATGGTCAACG contains:
- a CDS encoding tetratricopeptide repeat protein — its product is MVHSSDAWIQTHALRGAQDGRVAWIAVALAATTVAVFAPVWSYEFVSWDDPWYITNNPHVLGGLTWPNVVWAFTTGGDFYWHPLTWLSHMLDVSLYGVDAGRHHLTNLLLHVANTLFLFALLRQMTGARWRSAFVAALFAVHPLHVESVAWVAERKDVLSTFLWMVTLGAYLRYVRMPGWGRYLAVLGAFALGLAAKPMIVTLPLVLLLLDVWPLGRWPIRAATAPGTRAASDGGRAVIGRLLAEKVPLLVVALASGVATFIVQQQAGAIGGLAALPLPYRVSHAVLSYVAYLGLTIVPINLAAFYPYPSALPDWRLVLVAAAGLACAIVAAARTARTHPYVLVGVLWYLVTLFPVIGLFQAGDQLMADHFTYVPLIGVFLIASWGVPDLLARWRVPRVALATAAIVVVMLCAVAAHAQVRHWANSQALWTRAVEVTIDNHRAHAGLGEWLASQGRLDEAIGQYEEAIRIAPAGAEYYYNLGFLRMRKGQVAEAGTQYAFAVRLNPRHVGARVGLGAVLARQGKLDEAIAQYTEALHLEPGHVLARTNLGLALLEQGRPTEARRACDEAVRLDPASADARGCLGMVYARQGRYEEAAAAFAEAMRLRPGFEDAAVNLGVALAKTGRTEEAVKAFREALRINPANEMVRGAIAELTRHER
- a CDS encoding sulfatase-like hydrolase/transferase, giving the protein MPSRRHEGAKKRGPRFVVAAGAAMVILAALAAVFLRSGRSQADLRRIGGQNVLLVTIDTLRADALSAYGGPAVTPALDRLAVEGVRFDFAHAHAVLTLTSHASILTGEYPFQHGLRDNSGYRLPRDARTAATMLKQAGYATAAFVAAFPLHSRFGLNVGFEVYDDRFGDEHGLTDFNMPERPASAVVPLARDWIAGRAGRAAGEGQRANGSEQRAQPWFVWVHVFDPHAPYRPPPPFDTQYAGQPYYGEVAATDAALAPLLDDVRRSARPTLVIVTGDHGEGLGDHGEEAHGIFAYESTLRIPLIIAEVGGATSDSSVVSSLGRTRTGEVSSVAARHVDILPTILDAVGQMVPSDLPGRTLLPREERDAGSPPRATYFEAMSGMLNHGWAPLTGVLVGRDKFIDLPIAERYDLASDPAERLNLAGRSPERDRMLAAALGAFKPALPGQRVTEDSEAAARLRALGYVSGEAPAKARYSEADDPKRLVDLDSAIHRAVNAFIDGRAAEAADIYRQVIDRRPDMGVAYRHLAFILWQEGNAAGAVEVLRRAIAHGVTDPRALAQLGEYLTDTGHIAEGIRILDPLARNPAADADTLNALAIALARGGRAQDARRVFERLLAVMPGSSAPLENLGVLALEQGDVRGAKKYFDRAVEVAPGSSRAHAGVGTTALQSGDRKTAYEAWTRAVQLDSTNYEALYNLGVNLARDGRMDAARPYLDQFLRTAPQALHANQRREVSRLLQSGR